In a genomic window of Suricata suricatta isolate VVHF042 chromosome 12, meerkat_22Aug2017_6uvM2_HiC, whole genome shotgun sequence:
- the CEP250 gene encoding centrosome-associated protein CEP250 isoform X9 produces the protein METRSPGPNNMKPQALQLVLEEQVLALQQQMAENQATSWRQLKSSQEAQQRQAALVRKLQAKVLQYRTWCQELEKRLEASGGPISHRWESVEEPSLEQLLVRLEEEQQRCESLAEVNTQLRLHMEKADMVNKALREDVEKLTVDWSRARDELMRKESQWQMEQEFFKGYLKGEHGRLLGLWREVVTFRRHFLEMKSATDRDLTELKAEHVRLSGSLLTCCLRLTVGARSREPDGSGRLDGSEPTQLLLLLTKTQELEKEAHERSQELIQLKSQGDLEKAGLQDRVTELSVLLSQAQKQNEDYEKMLKALREAMEILEKNHAELMEHEASLSRNAQEEKLSLQQVIREITQVMVEEGDSMAPGYSQENSLQLDHSGVSSRFDSQDPDKALTLVRSVVTRRRQAVQDLRQQLSGCQEAVTSLRRQHDQWEEEGEALRQRLQKLTGERDTLAEQTVDLQGEVESLSKERELLQKTREELQQQLEVLEQEAWRLRRTNMELQLQGDSAQGEREEQQEELHLALRERKRLQETLASLEAKQSESLSELITLREALESSRLERELLRQEQTEVTAALARAEQCVAELSSSENSLKVEVADLRTAAAKLSALNEALALDKVGLNQQLLQLEQENQSICTRMEAAEQARSTLQLGLAEAERSRDALQEKNTHLEAQLQKAEETGAELRADLRDVQEEKEEIQEKLSEAHHQQEAALAQLEQLHQETKRQEEVLAREAQEKEALVRERAGLEVRLQAVERDRQDLSEQLLGLSSAKEQLESNLFEAQQQNSLIEVTKGQLEVQIQTVTQAKEVIQGEVRCVKQELDTERSRAEQERENAARQLAQAEQEARIALQQQKSAHEEEVNRLQEKWEKERSRHQQELGKALESLEREKTELEMRLMEQRAETEAIRTQREEERAEAENALCQMQLETEKERVSLLETLLQTQKELAEASQQLEQLRQDMKVQKIKEQETTEMLQTQLREARQELERAAQQGRDDLAGLREECLVLLQAKTDLQEQVEDLKSQLVSRDDSRRLVEQEVQEKLREAQEYSRIQKELESEKASLIQSLVEKDQRLLVLQEADSVRQRELSSLHQDLQEARGGQNELSAQVELLKQEVKEKEADFLAQEAQLLEELEASRVTEQQLQASLRALEAKAAQVQLRLRSTENQMAALAAEQQPGKQAQAQLASLCSVLQQALGSACENRPELLGGGDSASLWGPEPEQNGARILFKRGPLLTALSAEAVASALHKLHQDLWKTQQARDDLREQARKLEQRLTDTEAEKSQVCAELQDLQRKLSQNQEEKSKWEGKQNSLKSELMELHETIASLQSRLRQAELQRIEAQNERELLQAAKENLTAQVERLQASVAEARAQASAAGALEEDLRSARSALKLKSEEAETERERAQALQEQGELKVAHGKALQENLAILAQTLSERDGEIETLRGNIQELEKQREMQKAALEVLSLDLKKRNQEVDIQQEQIQELEKCRSVLEHLPMAVQEREQKLTVQREQIKELEKDRETQRNILEHQLLELEKKAQVIESQKGQIQDLKKQLVTLECLALELEENHHKMECQQKAIEELEDQREVQRLALTHLTLDLEERSQELQAQSSQIQELESRSTLLARELQDKDQELQSQREQIEELRRQKERLTQDLERRDQDMVVQRERIQVLENQRTLQTKILEEDLGQIKLSLRERGRELATQRPLVEERPQEGKGQSKAQRGSLEHMKLILRDKEKEVECQQERIQELKEHKGHLEQQLQSLHRKVGETSLLLTQREQEIVVLQQHLQEAREQGQLKEQSLQGHLEEAQRALAQRDQELEALQQQQQQIQRQEENMKEKESTLQRALEQAHALLKERQGEIEDHKEHVQRLQEELEAEGQRVQALEEVLGDLRAESRQQEEALLALQQQCAERAQEHEVELRGLQDSLLQAEAMLKDRDRELEALQADGRSSQHQEETARVRAEALQEALNEARAALQEKEQRLLGQAELSRSLEASTATLQAALDSCQAQARQLEEALRRREGEIRDRDLRHQEAVQQLQWALAQRDDELSHQKRQGQLLEQSLAQRDREDQGKQGAGREREEEMRGLRESLRELQLTLAQKEEEILGLKEAQERKNLEDSPHSHIASPAEEPSTEFDALRPQLQQELERLQAALRQTEAREIEWREKAQDLALSLAQSKASASDLQEVAVLLQASILERDSERQRLQDELELTRQALEKERLFSPSLTSRAEWGPREEVSGVEAEPSPGMEEKQLWGQRLEHLQQAVAQLEIDRSRLQHHNVQLRATLEQVERERRKLKRNSMRASRAGILEVSETTQQDGRGDQKGTSDAKHMAELQKEVALLRAQLALERKQRQDYIARSAQTSRELAGLHHSLSHSLLAVAQTPEATVLEAETRKLDESLTQSLTSPGPVLLCPSPSPSTTQATSR, from the exons ATGGAGACTCGAAGCCCGGGGCCGAACAACATGAAGCCCCAGGCACTGCAGCTGGTGCTGGAGGAGCAAGTACTGGCGCTGCAGCAGCAGATGGCAGAGAACCAAGCCACCTCCTGGCGGCAGCTGAAGAGCTCCCAGGAGGCCCAGCAGAGGCAAGCGGCTCTCGTGAGGAAGCTGCAGGCCAAG GTGTTGCAGTACCGGACCTGGTGCCAAGAGCTGGAGAAGCGGCTGGAAGCATCTGGG GGACCGATCTCTCATCGGTGGGAAAGTGTGGAGGAGCCGAGTTTGGAGCAGCTGCTGGTCCGGTTGGAGGAGGAACAACAGAG GTGTGAGAGTCTAGCAGAGGTGAACACCCAGCTTCGACTGCACATGGAAAAAGCTGACATGGTGAATAAAGCGCTTCGggaagatgtggaaaaactgacAGTGGACTGGAGCCGAGCCCGGGATGAGCTAATGAGGAAAGAGAGCCAGTGGCAGATGGAGCAGGAG TTCTTCAAGGGCTACCTGAAAGGGGAGCACGGTCGCCTTCTTGGTCTGTGGCGGGAGGTGGTGACCTTCCGACGCCACTTCCTGGAAATGAAGTCAGCCACCGACAG AGATCTGACGGAGCTCAAGGCTGAGCATGTGAGGCTTTCAGGGTCCCTGTTGACCTGCTGTCTGCGCTTGACTGTGGGTGCCCGGTCTCGAGAACCTGATGGATCTGGGAGACTGGATGGGAGTGAGCCAACCCAGCTGCTGCTTCTATTAACCAAGACCCAGGAACTGGAGAAGGAAGCCCATGAAAGGAGCCAGGAGTTAATACAGCTGAAGAGTCAAGGGGATCTGGAGAAGGCTGGGCTACAGGATCG GGTGACCGAGCTCTCTGTTCTACTGAGCCAGGCTCAGAAGCAAAATGAAGACTATGAGAAGATGTTAAAGGCTCTGAGAGAGGCAATGGAGATCCTG GAGAAAAATCATGCAGAATTAATGGAACATGAGGCATCTCTTAGTAGGAATGCCCAAGAGGAGAAGCTGTCTTTACAGCAGGTGATCAGGGAGATAACCCAG GTCATGGTGGAAGAAGGAGACAGTATGGCCCCAGGCTATAGTCAGGAGAACTCCTTGCAGTTGGACCACAGTGGCGTCTCCTCCCGGTTTGATTCCCAGGACCCAGACAAGGCTCTTACTCTCGTGCGTTCAGTGGTGACTCGAAGGCGCCAGGCTGTGCAG GACCTGAGGCAGCAGCTTTCAGGCTGTCAAGAAGCTGTGACATCCTTGCGGAGGCAGCACGAtcagtgggaggaggagggcgaGGCTCTGAGACAGAGGCTGCAGAAACTCACTGGGGAGCGCGACACTCTGGCAGAGCAGACCGTGGACCTCCAGGGAGAGGTGGAGTCTCTCAGCAA GGAGCGAGAGCTCCTGCAGAAGACCAGGGAGGAGCTACAGCAGCAGCTGGAGGTGCTGGAGCAGGAGGCGTGGCGACTGCGGAGGACCAACATGGAGCTCCAGTTGCAGGGGGACTCTGCGCAGGGCGAGAGGGAGGAGCAGCAGGAAGAGCTGCACCTGGCCCTCCGTGAAAGAAAGCGCCT TCAGGAGACGCTGGCGAGCCTGGAAGCCAAACAGTCCGAATCACTCAGTGAGCTGATCACTCTTCGGGAAGCCCTGGAGTCCAGTCGCCTGGAAAGGGAGCTGCTGAGGCAAGAGCAAACGGAAGTGACCGCGGCGCTGGCCAGG GCAGAACAGTGTGTTGCGGAGCTGTCGAGTTCTGAGAACAGCCTGAAGGTGGAGGTCGCTGACCTTCGAACTGCAGCTGCGAAGCTCAGTGCCTTAAATGAGGCTTTGGCCTTAGATAAAGTTGGACTGAACCAGCAGCTTCTCCAG TTGGAACAGGAGAACCAGTCTATATGCACCAGAATGGAAGCAGCAGAGCAGGCAAGAAGCACATTGCAGTTGGGCCTGGCAGAAGCCGAGAGAAGCAGGGACGCCCTCCAGGAGAAGAACACTCACCTGGAGGCTCAACTGCAGAAAGCAGAGGAGACTGGGGCCGAGCTGCGGGCAGATCTCAGGGACgtccaggaagagaaggaagaaattcaAGAGAAACTAAGCGAG GCTCATCATCAGCAAGAGGCAGCCTTAGCTCAGCTGGAGCAGCTGCATCAGGAGACGAAGCGACAGGAAGAGGTGCTCGCTCGGGAAGCGCAGGAGAAGGAGGCCCTGGTACGGGAGAGAGCGGGCCTAGAGGTGCGGCTGCAGGCCGTGGAGCGAGACCGGCAGGACCTCTCTGAACAACTACTGGGGCTCAG CTCAGCCAAGGAGCAACTGGAGAGCAATCTGTTTGAGGCCCAACAACAAAATTCTCTGATAGAAGTTACCAAGGGACAGCTGGAGGTCCAGATTCAGACTGTCACTCAAGCCAAGGAAGTAATTCAAG GGGAAGTGAGGTGCGTGAAGCAGGAACTGGACACCGAACGGAGCCGGGCAGAGCAGGAGCGGGAGAACGCAGCCAGACAGCTGGCCCAGGCTGAGCAAGAGGCGCGCATTGCCCTGCAGCAGCAGAAGTCAGCCCATGAGGAGGAGGTGAACCGGCTCCAGGAGAAATGG GAGAAGGAGCGCTCCCGGCACCAACAGGAACTGGGAAAGGCTCTGGAGAGCCTAGAGAGGGAGAAAACGGAGCTGGAAATGAGGCTGATGGAACAGCGGGCAGAAACCGAGGCCATCCggacacagagggaggaagagcgGGCGGAGGCAGAGAACGCCCTCTGCCAG ATGCAGCTCGAAACCGAGAAGGAGAGGGTGTCCCTCCTGGAGACACTGCTGCAGACGCAGAAGGAGTTGGCAGAAGCCAGCCAACAACTGGAACAGCTGAGGCAGGACATGAAGGTTCAGAAGATAAAGGAGCAG GAGACCACCGAGATGCTGCAGACCCAGCTCCGGGAGGCTCGGCAGGAGCTGGAGCGGGCAGCCCAGCAGGGCAGGGATGACCTTGCTGGCCTCCGAGAAGAGTGCCTTGTGCTGCTCCAGGCCAAGACAGACCTGCAGGAGcag GTGGAGGACCTGAAGTCTCAGCTGGTTTCCAGGGATGACTCCCGGAGGCTGGTGGAGCAGGAGGTTCAGGAGAAGCTGAGAGAGGCCCAGGAGTACAGCCGAATCCAGAAGGAGCTGGAGAGCGAGAAAGCCAG CCTGATTCAGTCGCTGGTGGAAAAGGACCAGAGACTCCTTGTTTTACAAGAAGCAGACTCTGTCCGACAGCGAGAGCTGAGCTCCCTGCACCAGGACTTGCAGGAGGCCCGGGGAGGGCAGAACGAACTCAGCGCCCAG GTGGAACTACTAAAGCAGGAGGTGAAGGAAAAGGAGGCTGACTTTCTGGCCCAGGAAGCACAACTGCTAGAGGAGCTGGAGGCGTCTCGAGTGACTGAGCAGCAGCTGCAAGCTTCCTTGCGGGCCCTGGAAGCCAAGGCAGCCCAAGTCCAGCTCCGGCTGCGCAGCACAGAGAACCAGATGGCGGCCCTGGCGGCGGAGCAGCAGCCCGGGAAGCAGGCACAGGCCCAGCTGGCCAGCCTCTGTTCTGTCCTACAGCAGGCCCTGGGGTCTGCTTGTGAGAACAGGCCTGAGCTGCTTGGCGGGGGGGACTCTGCTTCCCTCTGGGGCCCAGAGCCAG aGCAGAACGGAGCCAGGATTCTCTTCAAGAGAGGGCCCCTCCTGACAGCTCTGTCGGCTGAGGCGGTGGCATCTGCCCTCCACAAGCTTCACCAAGACCTGTGGAAGACCCAGCAGGCTCGG GATGACCTGAGGGAGCAGGCTCGGAAGCTGGAACAGCGTCTCACTGatacagaggcagagaaaagtcAGGTCTGCGCAGAATTACAGGATCTGCAGAGAAAGCTCTCCCAGAACCAGGAAG AAAAATCCAagtgggaaggaaaacagaactcCCTCAAATCTGAGCTGATGGAACTGCATGAGACTATAGCATCCTTACAGAGTCGCCTACGGCAAGCAGAGCTGCAAAGAATAGAGGCCCAG AATGAGCGAGAGCTACTTCAGGCAGCGAAGGAGAACCTGACGGCCCAGGTGGAAAGGCTGCAGGCATCTGTGGCAGAAGCCAGGGCTCAGGCCAGTGCTGCCGGGGCCCTGGAAGAGGACTTGAGAAGCGCTCGCTCGGCCCTGAAACTCAAGAGCGAGGAAGCGGAGACGGAGCGTGAGCGAGCCCAGGCTCTGCAGGAGCAGGGTGAGCTGAAGGTGGCCCATGGCAAGGCTCTGCAGGAGAATTTAGCTATCCTGGCCCAGACGCTATCCGAAAGAGACGGGGAGATAGAGACTTTGCGGGGAAATATCCAGGAACTGGAGAAACAACGGGAAATGCAAAAGGCTGCCTTGGAAGTGCTGTCTCTGGACCTGAAGAAGAGGAACCAAGAGGTGGACATACAGCAAGAACAGATCCAGGAGCTGGAGAAGTGCAGGTCTGTTTTAGAGCATCTGCCCATGGCTGTCCAGGAGCGGGAGCAGAAGCTGACTGTGCAGAGGGAACAGATCAAAGAGCTGGAGAAGGATCGAGAGACACAGAGGAACATCTTGGAGCATCAACTTCTCGAACTTGAGAAGAAGGCCCAGGTAATCGAGAGCCAGAAGGGGCAGATTCAGGATCTGAAGAAGCAGCTGGTTACTCTGGAATGCCTGGCCCTGGAACTAGAAGAAAATCACCACAAAATGGAGTGCCAACAAAAAGCAATCGAGGAGctggaggaccagagggaagtGCAGAGGCTGGCTCTGACCCACCTTACACTGGACCTGGAAGAAAGGAGCCAGGAGCTGCAGGCACAGAGCAGCCAGATCCAAGAGCTGGAGAGCCGCAGCACCCTTCTGGCCAGAGAGCTCCAGGACAAGGACCAGGAGCTGCAGTCCCAGCGAGAACAGATTGAGGAGCTGCGGAGGCAGAAGGAGCGCCTGACTCAGGACCTCGAGAGGAGGGACCAGGACATGGTGGTACAGAGGGAGAGGATTCAGGTCCTAGAGAATCAGAGGACACTGCAGACCAAGATCCTAGAGGAGGACCTGGGACAGATCAAACTGTCATTGAGAGAGCGGGGCCGGGAGCTGGCCACCCAGAGGCCGCTGGTGGAGGAACGGCCACAGGAAGGGAAGGGCCAGAGTAAAGCACAGCGCGGGAGCCTAGAGCACATGAAGCTGATCCTGCGTGACAAGGAGAAGGAGGTAGAATGCCAGCAGGAACGTATCCAAGAACTGAAGGAGCACAAGGGGCATCTGGAGCAGCAGCTCCAGAGCCTACACAGGAAGGTAGGTGAGACCAGCCTCCTCCTGACCCAGCGAGAGCAGGAGATCGTGGTCCTGCAGCAGCACCTGCAGGAAGCCAGGGAGCAGGGGCAACTGAAAGAGCAGTCCCTTCAGGGTCACCTGGAAGAAGCCCAGAGAGCCCTGGCTCAGAGGGACCAGGAGCTCGAGgccctgcagcagcagcagcagcagatacagagacaggaggagaacatgaaggaaaaagaaagcacactGCAGAGAGCCCTGGAGCAGGCCCACGCGCTACTGAAAGAGCGCCAGGGGGAGATTGAGGACCACAaggagcatgtgcaaaggctccAGGAAGAGCTGGAGGCCGAGGGACAGAGGGTCCAGGCCCTGGAGGAGGTGCTGGGGGACCTACGGGCTGAGTCTCGGCAACAGGAGGAGGCTCTGCTGGCCCTTCAGCAGCAGTGTGCAGAGCGTGCGCAGGAGCACGAGGTGGAGCTGAGGGGCCTACAGGACAGCCTGTTGCAGGCAGAGGCCATGCTCAAGGACCGGGACCGGGAGCTGGAGGCCCTGCAAGCAGATGGCCGGTCCTCCCAGCATCAGGAGGAGACGGCCCGGGTCCGGGCTGAGGCGCTGCAGGAGGCCCTCAACGAGGCTCGGGCTGCCCTGCAGGAGAAGGAGCAGCGTCTCCTTGGGCAGGCAGAATTGAGCCGCAGCCTGGAGGCCAGCACTGCCACCTTGCAGGCTGCCCTGGACTCCTGCCAGGCACAAGCCCGGCAGCTGGAGGAGGCCCTGAGAAGGCGGGAAGGGGAGATCCGGGACCGGGATCTCCGACATCAGGAGGCTGTGCAGCAGCTCCAATGGGCACTTGCCCAGAGGGATGATGAGCTGAGCCATCAGAAGAGACAGGGGCAGCTGCTAGAGCAGTCTCTGGCCCAGAGGGACCGAGAAGATCAAGGGAAGCAAGGTGCAGGgcgggagagggaagaagagatgaGGGGCCTCCGGGAAAGCCTAAGGGAGTTGCAACTGACTTTAGCCCAAAAGGAAGAGGAGATCCTGGGGCTGAAGGAGGCCCAGGAAAGGAAGAATCTGGAGGACTCACCCCACAGCCACATAGCCTCCCCAGCGGAGGAGCCCTCGACAGAATTTGATGCTTTAAGGCCCCAGCTGCAGCAGGAGCTGGAGCGACTCCAGGCAGCCCTGAGGCAGACAGAGGCCAGGGAGATTGAGTGGAGGGAGAAGGCCCAGGATTTGGCACTGTCCCTGGCCCAGAGCAAGGCTAGCGCCAGCGATCTGCAAGAGGTGGCTGTGCTCCTACAAGCCTCCATTCTGGAGCGGGACTCCGAACGCCAGAGGTTGCAG GATGAGCTGGAGCTCACCAGACAGGCTCTGGAGAAGGAGCGACTCTTCAGCCCCAGCTTGACCAGCAGAGCAGAATGGGGGCCCAGAGAAGAG GTCTCTGGAGTGGAGGCTGAGCCGAGCCCTGGGATGGAGGAGAAGCAGCTGTGGGGGCAAAGGCTGGAACACCTTCAGCAAGCAGTGGCACAGCTGGAGATTGACCGGAGCAGGCTGCAGCACCACAATGTCCAGCTGCGGGCCACCTTGGAGCAA GTGGAGCGAGAGCGCAGGAAGCTGAAGAGGAACTCCATGCGTGCATCGCGGGCGGGCATCCTGGAAGTCAGTGAAACCACACAGCAG GATGGCAGAGGAGATCAGAAGGGCACCTCAGACGCCAAGCACATGGCTGAATTGCAGAAAGAG gtggccctgctGCGTGCCCAGCTGGCCTTGGAGCGGAAGCAGAGGCAGGACTACATTGCTCGCTCGGCGCAGACGAGCCGTGAGCTGGCAGGTCTGCACCACAGCCTCTCCCACTCACTTCTGGCCGTGGCCCAGACCCCTGAGGCCACTGTCCTGGAGGCTGAGACCCGAAAGCTGGACGAGTCCTTGACTCAAAGTCTGACATCCCCGGGGCCGGTCCTGCtatgccccagccccagccccagcacaACCCAAGCCACCTCCAGGTAG